In Candidatus Nitrosocosmicus arcticus, the following proteins share a genomic window:
- a CDS encoding tautomerase family protein, with amino-acid sequence MPIVNVQMYSGKNQREKDILAVAIIEDVSKILSVSEEEVMILFTEAPHGK; translated from the coding sequence ATGCCCATAGTTAATGTGCAAATGTATAGCGGGAAAAATCAAAGGGAAAAAGACATATTAGCAGTAGCAATTATTGAAGATGTATCTAAAATACTATCTGTAAGTGAAGAAGAAGTTATGATACTATTTACAGAAGCACCTCATGGAAAGTAG